A part of Caretta caretta isolate rCarCar2 chromosome 1, rCarCar1.hap1, whole genome shotgun sequence genomic DNA contains:
- the LOC142072783 gene encoding olfactory receptor 52B2-like, with the protein MAPFNLTPSNPSTFILMGIPGLEAAHVWISIPFTMFYILGLWGNVMLLYVVSKEQTLQKPMYLLLCMLALSDIATSTAVVPKTLCIFWFNFKGITVGGCLTQTFFLSMVSVMHSAILVTMAFDRYVAICNPLRYATILRKGRIAKLGLLCLIKAVLFILPMTLLLSRLPFCANRVIPHTFCEPIALVKLSCGDITLHRTYSLVIMFVVSVLDLSLIVLSYGLIIRAVLRISSKKAHQKALNTCTAHICVLLTYYIPGLFVNLTHRFGQGIASHVHIILANLYLLISPMLNPVIYGVKSKELRDKLGKYTCRM; encoded by the coding sequence ATGGCACCTTTCAACCTCACCCCCTCTAACCCTTCAACATTCATCCTAATGGGCATCCCTGGCCTGGAAGCTGCCCATGTctggatttccatccctttcACAATGTTCTACATTCTTGGCCTGTGGGGAAATGTTATGCTTCTGTATGTTGTAAGCAAAGAGCAGACCCTGCAAAAGCCGATGtacctgctgctctgcatgctggcgcTATCAGACATCGCCACATCTACCGCCGTCGTGCCGAAGACACTGTgcatattttggttcaatttcaAAGGCATTACTGTGGGAGGCTGCCTCACCCAGACTTTCTTCCTTTCCATGGTTTCTGTGATGCACTCAGCCATCCTTGTGACAATGGCCTTTGATCGCTATgttgccatatgtaaccctctgagatatgCCACCATCCTCAGGAAAGGACGAATAGCTAAGCTAGGGCTTCTATGTTTGATCaaagctgttctcttcattctgcctatgaccctgctcctgagcaggctGCCATTCTGCGCCAACCGCGTTATCCCCCACACGTTCTGTGAACCTATAGCTTTGGTGAAGTTATCATGTGGGGACATCACACTCCACAGGACATATAGCTTGGTGATAATGTTTGTAGTCAGCGTGTTAGACCTGTCACTCATTGTCCTGTCCTATGGTCTGATCATCAGGGCCGTCCTCAGAATCTCCTCCAAGAAAGCCCACCAGAAAGCCCTCAATACCTGCACAGCCCACATCTGTGTGTTGCTGACTTATTATATTCCAGGCCTCTTTGTCAACCTAACACACCGTTTTGGTCAGGGTATTGCTTCCCACGTTCACATCATCTTGGCCAACCTCTATCTCCTCATCTCCCCCATGCTCAACCCTGTAATTTATGGGGTGAAATCCAAAGAGCTTCGTGACAAATTGGGCAAATACACCTGCAGAATGTGA